From a single Pseudomonas serboccidentalis genomic region:
- a CDS encoding helix-turn-helix transcriptional regulator, with translation MEMWKESQLKQLSFAREIETAYPILLRFTQNIGFNFCAVSLTSINRNADFKTLRINNYPQDWNQLYEKERYRTVDPIVTHCNRSMLPVVWSEEFFSHTPQLWEAQQQHGLRYGWSQSFHHEATGLCSTLSLARKHDPLSPLELYEHSGYMLYAISHLSDLFVRTLPKPQKNPEHPHLSPRELEVLKLSALGKTAYEIARILCLSERTVNYHVQNVIIKLKVCNKISAVIAASRCGLLDAPNP, from the coding sequence ATGGAAATGTGGAAGGAGTCGCAATTAAAGCAACTGTCTTTCGCAAGAGAAATAGAGACCGCTTATCCGATCCTGCTGCGATTCACTCAAAACATTGGTTTCAATTTTTGTGCTGTCTCATTGACATCAATTAATCGGAACGCCGACTTTAAAACCTTGCGAATCAATAATTACCCTCAAGATTGGAATCAACTCTATGAAAAGGAACGCTACAGAACAGTTGACCCGATAGTCACGCATTGCAATCGCTCCATGCTACCCGTTGTCTGGAGTGAAGAATTCTTTTCCCACACCCCCCAGTTGTGGGAGGCCCAACAGCAACATGGATTGCGATACGGCTGGTCCCAGTCGTTCCACCATGAGGCTACCGGGCTGTGCAGCACGCTCAGTCTTGCCAGAAAACACGATCCGCTGAGCCCGCTCGAGTTATACGAGCATTCTGGCTACATGCTTTACGCGATCAGCCATCTGAGCGACCTGTTCGTCAGAACCCTGCCCAAACCTCAAAAAAATCCGGAGCATCCGCATCTTTCACCGCGGGAACTGGAAGTGCTGAAGCTCTCGGCGCTCGGCAAGACGGCCTACGAGATTGCCCGAATCCTCTGTCTGAGCGAGCGCACCGTGAATTACCATGTGCAAAACGTGATCATCAAACTGAAAGTCTGCAACAAGATTTCTGCCGTCATCGCCGCCAGCCGTTGCGGTCTTCTCGACGCCCCCAACCCCTAA
- a CDS encoding methyltransferase, protein MPLLDTPFAQLDLIRQPEQQNEPLQAFDAADEYLLNYLAAQQPSADTRVLVLNDSFGALAASLAGKVQVSSSGDSFLAFQGLEKNLVRNGQAFDAVRGIAASEPLVGPFDRVLIRVPKTLALLEEQLIRLQGQLAPGAEVVAAAMVKHLPRAAGDLLERYIGPVQASLAVKKARLLIAAPEAKAPATSPYPSRYRLDEPAIELLNHANVFCREGLDIGTRAFLPHLPKNLGSARVADLGCGNGVLAIASALQNPDAHYTLVDESFMAVQSAAENWRAALGEREVIVRAGDGLAGQEPQSLDVVLCNPPFHQQQVVGDFLAWRMFQQAREALVVGGALYIVGNRHLGYHSKLARLFRGVEQVAATPKFVILKARK, encoded by the coding sequence ATGCCCTTGCTCGACACCCCCTTCGCCCAACTCGATTTGATCCGCCAGCCCGAACAGCAGAATGAACCGCTGCAAGCATTCGATGCGGCTGACGAATACCTGCTCAATTACCTGGCCGCACAGCAACCGTCGGCAGACACCCGGGTGTTGGTGCTCAACGACAGCTTCGGGGCGCTGGCGGCGAGTCTGGCGGGCAAGGTTCAGGTCAGCAGCAGTGGCGACTCGTTTCTGGCGTTCCAGGGGCTGGAAAAGAATCTGGTGCGCAACGGTCAGGCATTCGATGCGGTGCGCGGCATTGCGGCCAGTGAACCATTGGTCGGGCCGTTTGATCGGGTGCTGATCCGGGTCCCCAAGACCCTCGCGTTGCTCGAAGAACAGCTGATTCGCCTGCAAGGGCAACTGGCACCCGGCGCCGAAGTGGTGGCGGCCGCCATGGTCAAGCACCTGCCGCGCGCAGCCGGGGATCTGCTGGAGCGTTACATTGGCCCGGTACAGGCTTCATTGGCCGTGAAAAAGGCTCGCTTGCTGATCGCTGCACCCGAGGCAAAAGCCCCGGCGACCTCCCCCTACCCTTCGCGCTACCGACTCGACGAACCGGCCATCGAATTGCTCAACCACGCCAACGTGTTCTGCCGCGAAGGCCTGGACATCGGCACCCGGGCCTTTCTCCCGCACCTGCCCAAAAACCTCGGCAGCGCTCGCGTCGCCGACCTTGGCTGCGGCAACGGCGTGTTGGCCATCGCCAGCGCCCTGCAGAACCCTGACGCGCATTACACGCTGGTCGACGAATCGTTCATGGCCGTGCAATCGGCCGCTGAAAACTGGCGCGCCGCCCTGGGTGAGCGCGAAGTGATTGTGCGGGCCGGCGATGGTCTGGCCGGGCAAGAGCCGCAATCGCTGGACGTGGTGCTGTGCAATCCGCCGTTCCATCAACAACAGGTGGTCGGCGACTTCCTCGCCTGGCGTATGTTCCAGCAGGCGCGAGAAGCGCTGGTGGTGGGCGGAGCGCTGTACATCGTCGGCAACCGCCACCTGGGTTATCACAGCAAGCTGGCGCGGCTGTTCCGTGGCGTCGAGCAAGTGGCGGCAACCCCGAAATTCGTGATTCTCAAAGCACGCAAGTAA
- a CDS encoding DUF2474 domain-containing protein, producing the protein MSGKHSLHEIEEAEKKPLWQRLGWLALIWIGSVGALFIVASLMRLFMNAAGLTTH; encoded by the coding sequence ATGAGCGGCAAACATTCCTTGCATGAGATTGAAGAGGCCGAAAAAAAGCCGCTGTGGCAGCGGCTCGGCTGGTTGGCCCTGATCTGGATCGGTAGCGTCGGCGCGCTGTTCATTGTCGCCAGCCTGATGCGCCTGTTCATGAACGCAGCCGGTCTGACCACGCACTGA
- the cydB gene encoding cytochrome d ubiquinol oxidase subunit II: MGIDLPLIWAVIIIFGIMMYVVMDGFDLGIGILFPFIPGKTDRDVMMNTVAPVWDGNETWLVLGGAALFGAFPLAYSVVLSALYLPLIFMLIGLIFRGVAFEFRFKAKDDKRHLWDKAFIGGSVAATFFQGVALGAFIDGLPVVNRQYAGGSLDWLTPFTLFCGAALVVAYALLGCTWLIMKTEGKLQEQMHNLARPLAFVLLAVIGIVSLWTPLAHPEIATRWFSTPNLFWFMPVPILVLVTMYGLIRAVARNANYMPFLLTLVLIFLGYSGLGISLWPNIVPPSISIWDAAAPPQSQGFMLVGTLFIIPFILGYTFWSYYVFRGKVTHEDGYH, encoded by the coding sequence ATGGGTATTGATCTTCCGCTGATCTGGGCCGTGATCATCATCTTCGGCATCATGATGTACGTGGTCATGGATGGCTTCGACCTGGGGATCGGCATTCTCTTCCCGTTCATCCCGGGCAAGACCGACCGTGACGTGATGATGAACACCGTCGCACCCGTATGGGACGGCAATGAAACCTGGCTGGTACTGGGTGGCGCAGCGTTGTTCGGTGCGTTCCCGCTGGCCTATTCGGTGGTGCTCTCGGCGCTGTACCTGCCGCTGATCTTCATGCTGATCGGTCTGATTTTCCGCGGCGTGGCGTTCGAGTTCCGCTTCAAGGCCAAAGACGACAAGCGTCATCTGTGGGATAAGGCGTTCATCGGCGGCTCGGTGGCGGCGACGTTCTTCCAGGGCGTGGCACTGGGGGCGTTCATCGACGGCTTGCCGGTGGTCAATCGGCAATACGCCGGCGGCTCACTGGACTGGCTGACACCGTTCACCCTGTTCTGCGGCGCTGCGCTGGTGGTGGCCTATGCGTTGCTCGGCTGCACTTGGCTGATCATGAAAACCGAAGGCAAGCTGCAGGAGCAAATGCACAACCTGGCGCGGCCGCTGGCATTCGTGCTGCTGGCGGTGATCGGTATCGTCAGCCTGTGGACGCCGCTGGCCCATCCGGAAATCGCCACACGCTGGTTCAGCACGCCGAACCTGTTCTGGTTCATGCCGGTACCGATTCTGGTGCTCGTCACGATGTACGGCTTGATTCGCGCGGTGGCTCGCAACGCCAACTACATGCCGTTCCTGCTGACCCTGGTACTGATTTTCCTCGGCTACAGCGGTCTGGGCATCAGCCTGTGGCCGAACATCGTGCCGCCGTCGATATCGATCTGGGATGCTGCCGCACCACCGCAGAGCCAAGGCTTCATGCTGGTCGGTACGCTGTTCATCATCCCGTTCATCCTGGGCTACACCTTCTGGAGCTACTACGTGTTCCGCGGCAAGGTCACCCATGAAGACGGTTACCACTAA
- a CDS encoding cytochrome ubiquinol oxidase subunit I: protein MFGLEALDLARIQFAFTISFHILFPAITIGLASYLAVLEGLWLKTHNDTYRDLYHFWSKIFAVNFGMGVVSGLVMAYQFGTNWSRFSDFAGSVTGPLLTYEVLTAFFLEAGFLGVMLFGWNKVGRGLHFFSTVMVAIGTLISTFWILASNSWMQTPQGFEIVNGQVIPTDWLAIIFNPSFPYRLMHMATAAFVATAFFVGSSAAWHLLRGKDNPAIRTMLSMAMWMALIVAPIQAVIGDFHGLNTLEHQPAKIAAIEGHWENKGNEATPLILFGWPDMKEEKTKFAVEIPYLGSLILTHSLDKQVPALKEFPPEDRPNSTIVFWSFRVMVGLGFLMIFTGLCSLWLRKRDSLYTSRPFLYLALWMGPSGLIAILAGWFTTEIGRQPWVVYGLMRTADASSNHSFMQMSITLIMFVVVYFALFGAGLGYMMRLVRKGPKTDEGKETNSGGPGQKRTPARPLSAADDEGADADHRSSLTKEI, encoded by the coding sequence ATGTTCGGTTTAGAGGCACTCGATCTCGCCCGAATTCAGTTCGCGTTTACCATCTCGTTCCACATCCTGTTCCCGGCCATCACCATTGGTCTGGCGAGCTACCTGGCGGTGCTCGAAGGCCTGTGGTTGAAGACCCACAATGACACCTACCGGGATCTCTACCACTTCTGGTCGAAGATCTTTGCCGTCAACTTCGGCATGGGGGTGGTGTCGGGGTTGGTCATGGCCTACCAGTTCGGCACCAACTGGAGCCGCTTCTCGGACTTCGCCGGCTCTGTCACCGGGCCGCTGCTGACTTACGAGGTGCTCACGGCATTCTTCCTCGAGGCGGGTTTCCTCGGGGTGATGCTGTTCGGCTGGAACAAGGTCGGGCGCGGCCTGCACTTCTTCTCTACGGTGATGGTGGCCATCGGCACGCTGATCTCGACGTTCTGGATTCTCGCCTCCAACAGCTGGATGCAGACCCCGCAGGGCTTCGAGATCGTCAACGGTCAGGTGATTCCTACCGACTGGCTGGCAATCATCTTCAACCCGTCGTTCCCGTACCGCCTGATGCACATGGCGACGGCAGCGTTCGTCGCCACGGCCTTCTTCGTCGGTTCGTCGGCGGCCTGGCACCTGCTGCGCGGCAAGGACAACCCGGCGATCCGCACCATGCTGTCGATGGCAATGTGGATGGCGCTGATCGTCGCGCCGATCCAGGCGGTTATCGGTGACTTCCACGGGCTCAACACCCTCGAGCATCAACCGGCAAAAATCGCCGCAATCGAAGGCCATTGGGAAAATAAAGGCAACGAAGCCACACCGTTGATCCTGTTCGGCTGGCCGGACATGAAAGAAGAGAAAACCAAATTCGCCGTGGAGATCCCGTACCTCGGCAGCCTGATCCTGACCCACTCGCTGGACAAGCAGGTGCCGGCCCTCAAGGAATTCCCGCCTGAAGACCGGCCGAACTCGACCATTGTGTTCTGGTCGTTCAGGGTCATGGTCGGCCTCGGTTTCCTGATGATCTTCACCGGTCTGTGCAGCCTGTGGCTGCGCAAGCGCGATTCGCTCTACACCTCGCGGCCGTTCCTGTATCTGGCGTTGTGGATGGGGCCGTCCGGCCTGATCGCGATTCTCGCCGGCTGGTTCACCACAGAAATCGGTCGTCAGCCGTGGGTGGTCTACGGGCTGATGCGCACGGCGGATGCGTCCTCCAACCACAGCTTCATGCAGATGAGCATCACCCTGATCATGTTCGTCGTGGTGTATTTCGCACTGTTCGGCGCCGGCCTGGGTTACATGATGCGGCTGGTGCGCAAAGGGCCGAAAACCGACGAGGGCAAGGAAACCAACAGCGGTGGTCCTGGCCAGAAACGCACACCGGCCCGTCCGTTGTCTGCGGCTGATGACGAAGGCGCCGACGCTGACCACCGCTCCAGCCTGACCAAGGAGATTTGA
- a CDS encoding MFS transporter, with translation MPSQEPLLLRHHRPFLAFWFARIFTASGFQMLTVAIGWNLYQLTGNVLDLGLVGLVEFAPRVLFMLHTGHVADRYDRRKVAAICQSLQALIALALAIGSATDHVTREMIFILAFLLGAARSFEMPTTQALLPSIVPSALFPRAVAAAQSAQQSATIVAPALGGLLYAFGSVWVYGPTVLLYVIACTLMLNLPARQTPLNKGKATLDSLLAGIRFIRSRPDILGAISLDLFAVLLGGATALLPVFAKDILLTGPWGLGLLRSAPAVGALGMSLFLARFAVERNVGRVMFTAVGVFGVATIAFGLSTSFWFSLAVLVVLGAADMISMVIRASFVQLETPDEMRGRVSAVNGLFIGASNQLGEFESGLTAHWFGTVPAVVMGGIGTLVVTGTWIKLFPSLANRDRMHVPMEEVKV, from the coding sequence ATGCCCAGCCAAGAGCCCCTGCTGTTACGTCACCATCGTCCGTTTCTCGCGTTCTGGTTTGCCCGGATTTTCACTGCCAGTGGCTTTCAGATGCTCACCGTGGCGATCGGCTGGAACCTGTACCAGTTGACCGGCAACGTGCTCGACCTGGGTCTGGTCGGTCTGGTGGAATTCGCGCCACGGGTGCTGTTCATGCTGCACACCGGGCATGTCGCCGACCGTTATGATCGACGCAAGGTCGCCGCGATTTGCCAGTCGTTGCAGGCGTTGATCGCGCTTGCACTGGCCATCGGCAGTGCGACCGACCACGTCACCCGCGAAATGATCTTCATCCTCGCCTTCCTGCTCGGTGCGGCGCGCTCCTTCGAGATGCCGACCACCCAGGCTTTGCTGCCGAGCATCGTGCCCAGCGCCCTGTTTCCACGGGCGGTCGCTGCAGCGCAATCGGCTCAACAGTCAGCAACCATCGTCGCACCGGCCCTCGGTGGCTTGCTTTACGCGTTCGGAAGCGTCTGGGTGTATGGCCCGACGGTATTGCTCTATGTCATTGCCTGCACCTTGATGCTCAACCTGCCCGCGCGGCAAACGCCGCTGAACAAAGGCAAAGCCACGCTGGACTCTTTGCTGGCGGGGATTCGCTTCATTCGCAGCCGCCCGGACATTCTCGGGGCAATTTCGCTGGATTTGTTTGCGGTACTGCTCGGCGGGGCCACGGCGTTGCTGCCGGTCTTCGCCAAGGACATTCTGCTGACCGGGCCGTGGGGCCTCGGTCTGTTGCGTTCGGCACCGGCGGTCGGCGCACTGGGGATGTCGCTGTTCCTCGCCCGATTCGCCGTCGAGCGCAACGTTGGTCGGGTGATGTTCACCGCCGTCGGCGTGTTCGGTGTGGCGACCATTGCCTTCGGCCTGTCGACTTCGTTCTGGTTCTCGCTGGCGGTGCTGGTGGTGCTCGGCGCGGCGGACATGATCAGCATGGTGATCCGCGCCTCCTTCGTGCAACTGGAAACCCCGGACGAAATGCGCGGCCGGGTCAGCGCAGTGAACGGCCTGTTCATCGGCGCCTCGAACCAGTTGGGCGAATTCGAATCCGGCCTCACCGCGCACTGGTTCGGCACTGTGCCGGCGGTGGTGATGGGCGGGATCGGCACGCTGGTGGTGACCGGGACGTGGATCAAACTGTTCCCGAGCTTGGCCAACCGCGACCGGATGCATGTGCCGATGGAAGAGGTGAAGGTCTGA
- a CDS encoding DJ-1 family glyoxalase III yields MTFRALITLAEGIDDLQSVTLIDVLRRAGVEVVAASIEGRRMLTCARGTRLTADGMLVDVLAQTFDLIVLPGGAIGAQHLAAHQPLQQLLKDQASAGRLFAAIAESPAIALQASGVLRQRRMTCLPSASHQLSGCTFVDQPVVVDGNCITAQGSGGALAFALTLVEQLGGKALRAKVAGEMLV; encoded by the coding sequence ATGACCTTTAGAGCCCTGATTACCCTCGCCGAGGGCATCGATGACCTGCAAAGCGTGACCTTGATCGACGTGCTGCGCCGCGCCGGCGTCGAAGTCGTGGCGGCCAGCATCGAAGGCCGGCGCATGCTGACCTGCGCGCGCGGCACGCGCCTGACGGCGGACGGCATGCTGGTCGACGTGTTGGCGCAGACCTTCGACCTGATCGTTCTGCCCGGCGGCGCCATCGGCGCCCAGCACCTCGCCGCGCATCAGCCACTGCAACAACTGCTCAAGGACCAGGCCAGCGCCGGACGCCTGTTCGCCGCCATCGCCGAGTCCCCGGCCATCGCCCTGCAAGCCTCAGGCGTATTACGTCAACGGCGCATGACCTGCCTGCCGAGTGCCAGCCATCAACTGTCAGGCTGTACGTTTGTTGATCAACCGGTGGTGGTCGACGGCAATTGCATCACCGCCCAAGGCTCCGGCGGCGCACTGGCGTTCGCCCTGACGCTGGTTGAGCAGCTTGGCGGCAAGGCGTTGCGGGCCAAGGTCGCGGGGGAGATGTTGGTTTGA
- a CDS encoding DUF4879 domain-containing protein encodes MSTRGMKAWGLIAALMAGAPVVLAASAQPLTQVKVIKVQSPACGLEDIGDGQTQTQCNHAGPSIKVYVLEVGYGQNQPHATLDGFEVNGTRAPVCAFDNGNLTECTPGRNTVGSLYTFDLAGKQEGTFSFSNTSINAPRNTMSTQLYIK; translated from the coding sequence ATGAGCACGCGTGGGATGAAGGCTTGGGGTTTGATTGCTGCGCTGATGGCCGGGGCGCCTGTGGTCCTGGCCGCCTCGGCGCAGCCATTGACGCAAGTGAAAGTGATCAAGGTCCAATCGCCGGCCTGTGGCCTGGAAGACATCGGTGATGGACAGACCCAGACCCAATGCAATCACGCCGGGCCGAGCATCAAGGTGTATGTGCTGGAAGTCGGCTATGGCCAGAATCAGCCGCACGCCACGCTGGACGGTTTTGAAGTGAACGGCACCCGGGCCCCGGTGTGTGCCTTCGATAACGGCAATCTGACCGAGTGCACCCCCGGCCGTAACACCGTCGGCTCGCTGTATACCTTCGATCTGGCGGGTAAACAGGAAGGCACTTTCAGCTTCAGCAACACTTCGATCAACGCGCCGCGCAATACGATGTCGACCCAGCTGTACATCAAGTAA
- a CDS encoding NCS2 family permease has product MLERLFQLKAHNTNVRTEILAGVTTFLAMAYILFVNPSILGETGMDKGAVFVATCLAAAIGSTIMGLIANYPIALAPGMGLNAFFTYTVVLHMGHTWQVALGAVFISAVCFFLLSIFRIREWIINSIPLPLRSAIAAGIGLFLALIALHNAGIVVSNPATMVGLGELKAPAPILATLGFALIVALEALRVRGAVLIGILAVTIVSIAMGFTPFNGVTSMPPSLAPTFMQLDIKGALDIGLVSVIFAFLFVDLFDNSGTLIGVAKRAGLMGKDGHMPKMGRALIADSTAAMAGSLLGTSTTTSYIESAAGVSAGGRTGLTAVVVALLFLLALFFSPLAASVPAFATAPALLFVAVLMTSGLAEIDWEDITVAAPVVITALAMPFTYSIANGIAFGFISWTVIKLLSGRVRELNPALVILSILFVIKLGWFNA; this is encoded by the coding sequence ATGCTGGAAAGGCTGTTTCAACTCAAGGCACACAACACCAACGTGCGTACCGAGATTCTGGCGGGCGTCACGACCTTCCTGGCCATGGCCTACATTCTGTTCGTCAACCCGAGCATCCTCGGCGAGACCGGCATGGACAAGGGCGCGGTGTTCGTCGCCACCTGCCTGGCCGCCGCCATCGGCTCGACCATTATGGGCCTGATTGCCAACTACCCGATCGCCCTCGCACCGGGCATGGGCCTGAACGCCTTCTTCACTTACACCGTGGTTCTGCACATGGGCCACACCTGGCAAGTGGCGCTGGGCGCGGTGTTCATTTCGGCAGTGTGCTTCTTCCTGCTGTCGATCTTCCGCATTCGCGAATGGATCATCAACAGCATCCCGTTGCCGCTGCGCTCGGCGATTGCCGCCGGTATCGGCCTGTTCCTGGCGCTGATCGCCCTGCACAACGCCGGCATCGTGGTCAGCAACCCGGCGACCATGGTCGGTCTCGGTGAGCTGAAAGCCCCGGCACCGATCCTCGCCACCCTCGGCTTTGCCCTGATCGTCGCCCTCGAAGCCCTGAGAGTGCGCGGTGCAGTACTGATCGGCATTCTGGCAGTGACCATCGTTTCCATCGCCATGGGTTTCACCCCGTTCAACGGCGTGACCTCGATGCCACCTTCGCTGGCGCCGACCTTCATGCAACTGGACATCAAGGGCGCGCTGGACATCGGTCTGGTCAGCGTGATTTTCGCCTTCCTGTTCGTCGACCTGTTCGACAACTCCGGCACCCTGATCGGCGTCGCCAAGCGCGCCGGTCTGATGGGCAAGGACGGCCACATGCCGAAAATGGGTCGCGCACTGATCGCTGACAGCACCGCGGCCATGGCCGGTTCGCTGCTGGGTACCTCAACCACCACCAGCTATATCGAATCCGCTGCCGGCGTGAGTGCTGGCGGTCGTACCGGTCTGACGGCCGTCGTCGTGGCGTTGCTGTTCCTGCTGGCGCTGTTCTTCTCGCCACTGGCGGCCAGCGTTCCGGCGTTTGCCACCGCACCGGCATTGCTGTTCGTCGCCGTGCTGATGACTTCGGGTCTCGCGGAAATAGACTGGGAAGACATCACCGTCGCCGCACCGGTGGTAATCACCGCGCTGGCGATGCCGTTCACCTACTCGATCGCCAACGGCATCGCGTTCGGTTTCATTTCCTGGACCGTGATCAAGCTGCTGTCGGGCCGCGTTCGCGAGCTGAACCCGGCGCTGGTGATTCTGTCGATTCTGTTTGTGATCAAGTTGGGTTGGTTCAACGCATGA
- the trmA gene encoding tRNA (uridine(54)-C5)-methyltransferase TrmA produces the protein MTFDSQAYATQLENKVTRLRDLLAPFDAPEPTVFDSPLQNFRLRAEFRLWREAGERHYAMFSQDDKRTPILIEEFPIASLRINQLMPQLKAAWQASSALSHKLFQVEFLTTLAGDAMITLCYHRPLDEHWHAAATQLAADLNVSVIGRSKGKREVIGHDYVVEKLDVGGRTFSYRQPEGAFTQPNGTVNQKMLNWAYEALGDRSDDLLELYCGNGNFTLPLATRVRNVLATEISKTSVNAALSNLSENAVDNVTLVRLSAEELTEALNEVRPFRRLQGIDLKSYEFGSVFVDPPRAGMDPDTCELTRRFDNILYISCNPETLAANIAQLHDTHRITRCALFDQFPWTHHMESGVLLTRR, from the coding sequence ATGACTTTCGATTCCCAGGCCTACGCCACTCAGCTCGAAAACAAGGTCACGCGTTTGCGTGACCTGCTGGCCCCGTTCGATGCACCAGAGCCGACCGTGTTCGACTCACCGCTGCAAAACTTCCGCCTGCGCGCCGAATTCCGCCTGTGGCGCGAGGCCGGTGAGCGGCATTACGCGATGTTCTCCCAGGACGACAAACGCACGCCGATCCTGATCGAAGAATTCCCGATCGCCAGCCTGCGCATCAACCAGTTGATGCCGCAGCTCAAGGCCGCGTGGCAAGCCAGCTCGGCGCTGAGCCACAAGCTGTTCCAGGTCGAGTTTCTGACCACCCTGGCCGGCGATGCGATGATCACCCTGTGCTACCACCGTCCGCTGGACGAGCACTGGCATGCCGCTGCCACCCAACTGGCCGCTGATCTCAACGTCAGCGTCATCGGTCGTTCCAAGGGCAAACGCGAAGTCATCGGCCACGATTACGTGGTGGAAAAACTCGACGTCGGCGGCCGCACCTTCAGCTACCGCCAGCCGGAAGGCGCGTTCACCCAACCCAACGGCACGGTGAACCAGAAGATGCTCAACTGGGCATACGAAGCGTTGGGCGATCGCAGCGACGATCTGCTGGAGCTGTACTGCGGCAACGGTAACTTCACCTTGCCGCTCGCCACTCGCGTGCGCAACGTGCTGGCCACCGAGATCAGCAAGACCTCGGTCAACGCCGCACTGAGCAACCTCAGCGAAAATGCTGTGGATAACGTCACGCTGGTGCGTCTGTCCGCCGAAGAGCTGACCGAAGCGCTGAACGAAGTCCGACCGTTCCGTCGCCTGCAAGGCATCGACCTCAAAAGCTACGAGTTCGGCAGCGTGTTCGTCGACCCACCGCGCGCCGGCATGGACCCGGACACCTGCGAGCTGACCCGGCGTTTCGACAACATTCTGTACATCTCCTGCAACCCGGAAACCCTGGCCGCCAACATCGCCCAACTGCACGACACGCACCGCATCACCCGCTGCGCGCTGTTCGACCAGTTCCCGTGGACGCATCACATGGAGTCCGGAGTGTTGCTGACCCGGCGTTGA
- a CDS encoding DUF2442 domain-containing protein, translated as MKVIKARPSVHRPLTEDMLDAAIQRGEARQASSLHAVSVSFEKPSLVIHFEDGSGVLLPVNQYPEFDGFEAGDYEGLTVGFAGTALCHEGKNLDVSIAGMISANPSLMRMAASVVASRNGRQSSAAKSEAARANGKKGGRPRKTDIAP; from the coding sequence ATGAAAGTCATCAAGGCCAGGCCGTCGGTACATCGTCCACTGACGGAAGACATGCTCGATGCAGCCATACAGCGTGGCGAAGCACGACAAGCCAGCAGTTTGCACGCCGTTTCTGTGAGCTTTGAAAAACCATCTCTGGTCATCCATTTTGAAGACGGCAGCGGTGTGTTGTTACCGGTGAATCAGTATCCAGAGTTCGACGGGTTTGAGGCCGGCGATTATGAGGGCCTGACAGTCGGTTTCGCAGGCACTGCGCTTTGCCATGAAGGCAAAAACCTTGACGTTTCCATTGCCGGAATGATTTCGGCGAACCCGTCACTTATGAGGATGGCGGCCTCGGTGGTTGCTTCGCGCAACGGTCGTCAAAGCAGTGCTGCAAAGTCTGAAGCTGCACGAGCGAATGGCAAAAAGGGCGGGCGACCCCGTAAAACCGATATCGCACCGTAA
- a CDS encoding DUF4160 domain-containing protein gives MKVCSYKGLSMRIMLRDEHCPPHAHVNAGAWNARFQFSFWHNDIDLWDVVPLSRRPPMSVLEGLCRSLGQPAHLRRARGIWWSGVQTVCLDNQVWDCESNEVPVMKPVTDTTYRIGAARYDPEADTVLLTLVGKLEGVEIHL, from the coding sequence ATGAAGGTATGCAGCTACAAGGGATTGTCGATGCGCATTATGTTGCGAGATGAACATTGCCCACCGCACGCTCATGTGAACGCGGGTGCCTGGAACGCCCGATTCCAGTTCAGCTTCTGGCACAACGACATTGATCTGTGGGATGTCGTACCGCTTTCTCGTCGACCGCCGATGTCCGTGCTGGAGGGCTTGTGTCGATCACTGGGGCAACCTGCTCATCTGCGTCGCGCACGAGGGATCTGGTGGTCGGGCGTGCAAACCGTCTGTCTCGACAATCAGGTGTGGGACTGCGAATCAAACGAAGTCCCCGTGATGAAGCCGGTCACCGACACGACCTACAGGATCGGTGCCGCGCGCTATGATCCAGAAGCAGACACAGTACTTCTGACATTGGTCGGCAAACTGGAAGGAGTTGAAATCCATTTATGA
- the aroQ gene encoding type II 3-dehydroquinate dehydratase, with product MPPIVLVLNGPNLNLLGTREPATYGHETLADISALCGRAAEEFGLAVEFRQTNHEGELLDWIHAARGRCAGIVINPAAWTHTSVAIRDALVASELPVIEVHLSNVHAREPFRHHSFVSAIATAVMCGFGSHGYRLALEHFSQRLKGRAA from the coding sequence ATGCCCCCTATCGTTCTGGTGCTCAACGGCCCGAACCTGAACCTGCTCGGCACCCGTGAACCGGCGACCTACGGTCACGAAACCCTGGCCGATATCTCTGCCCTGTGCGGCCGCGCCGCCGAAGAGTTCGGCCTGGCTGTGGAGTTTCGCCAGACCAATCACGAAGGCGAATTGCTCGACTGGATTCATGCCGCACGCGGACGCTGCGCCGGGATCGTGATCAACCCGGCCGCCTGGACGCACACCTCGGTGGCGATCCGTGACGCCTTGGTCGCCAGTGAGTTGCCGGTGATCGAAGTGCACCTGTCCAACGTCCATGCGCGCGAGCCGTTCCGCCATCATTCGTTCGTCTCGGCCATCGCAACGGCGGTGATGTGCGGCTTCGGCAGCCATGGCTACCGCCTGGCTCTGGAACATTTCAGCCAACGACTGAAGGGGCGTGCAGCATGA